The Spirosoma sp. SC4-14 DNA window TTCGGAAACACGATTCAGTTCGTCAGTACTGACACGTATTTCGTCCTTTACACGCTGCTGCACAGCCGTCATGTATTGCTCGTCGGTGGCTCCGGGGGCATTTTCCTCCAGAAACCAATAGCACAATACAGAAAGCACTGCGGCCAGTACAGCTAATCCTAAAAAAATATGGTGGTCAATTCGCTTCACGGTCCCGGCAAGGGTTTGGTCTAAACCGACCTAAAATCATGCCAATTTTGTTGGGCAAGTACCAATGAGTAGTGTTTACCCTCCGATAAACTACAAAACCTACAGGTTCGATAGCAAACAGCATCCTGCTTTATCTAGCGCAGACCCGTTGCTGACGGTTGTTCTTTTTCTACCGTGAAACCACCTGGTTCATAACCAATTTCGGCACCTAATACATATAACAAATGCCTCCGATCAATAATGATCCGAACGCCTTCTACGTTATACACTTCGTCGGCAGAACCGGGGACATCGAACCCCAGCAACCACGATGCGCCACAACCTCCTCCCCGAATACCGACCCTGAGGCCGTATTCGTCTGGAATTTTATTGGCCCGCATGGTGTCCATTAGTTGTTGCCGCGCTTCGGGCCGAACAAGAACAGGATTCTCAAGTGCCAACATAAACTGATAAATACGTTTGTGTATACCCTTTTTCTGAAGAAGCTGGCCAAACCAGAACAGCGTTTACCAACAGAATACTGTATACTCTTTTGTCAAAGTTATTCATTTTTATTCAAACAACGTTTTCCCTTATATGGAGTTGCTGAGTGATTTTTTGAAGTTGATCGTACCGGCAGGTCTGGTTCTTTATGGCATGTACCTAACCGTTAAGTTATTACTGGAACGGGAGGCCGACCGCCATCGCTTCGACATTAAAACCCGTTATACCGAAACGGTAGTTCCGATTCGGCTACAGGCATACGAACGTATGGTGCTCTTTCTGGAGCGTATCAGTCCAAACAATTTATTAGTCCGGCTGGGCGGTACGGCAAGTACATCGCTGGAATTTCAACAACGGCTCCTGCAGGAAATCCGGGATGAGTATAATCATAACCTATCGCAGCAAGTCTACATGAGCCAGGCTGTGTGGGATCAGATTCAGGGAGCCATGAACGATGTGACTACGCTTATCAACCGGGCCGCTGGCGATACTCAACCCGATGCCTCTGCTCTTGATCTGTCGAAACGTATTTTCGAACGAATTATCGAAAAAGATCGGCTCCCTACTGCCGACGCGCTAAAAGCGGTCAAGGAAGAGATTCAAACGATGTTTATGTAGGGGCTTAACAAATCTTTCAAAATCTTACACCATTCGTCAGTCGCTGTTCAGGGCTTTTCCATAAAATGCCAACGGCATGACAGGGTTGTAGAAGCAGGCTTATCAGGTTCTTACTGCCAAAATGCTACGGCGCTACGCGGTTAGAAAGTTTTATAAAAAAGCCCTCAATCCTTGTTGAAATGTCCTGGTCAATTCTTTGATATGCTTTACCGGCAGGTAGTACGTTTACCCATCTAAATTGCTCACACAAACACCTCCGCCGAGAGTGCCATTGCCACCTGAAAAGCGGCCATATCAAGC harbors:
- a CDS encoding iron-sulfur cluster assembly accessory protein, whose product is MLALENPVLVRPEARQQLMDTMRANKIPDEYGLRVGIRGGGCGASWLLGFDVPGSADEVYNVEGVRIIIDRRHLLYVLGAEIGYEPGGFTVEKEQPSATGLR